TGATGCGCATTTAAAGAAAAGGGGTTAAGAGAGAGGGAGGGGTGTCTCAGGAATATAAATCATTACAAAGTTGCAAGGATGACActtgattttaaaataatatattaaactGATTTTTTCTTGGAGGAGTCTCTTCATCGCACTTTATttaaaatagcgccaatggtgttgtagcacaactgtacagatttTAAAAGTGTTCATCCATAACTGATCGATGCTAGGTATAAGTGTccattttctgaatgtttactcagttgcctatccagcactgttgttatcttcgcaatatacgcgatcatttcgctgttgctatgggcgtggtcatgttgctagccatatttgcatacattttaaaaatgtttcttcactatttttgtgaaatacaccatcgtttggctgtgctatgggcgtggtcatggctGCTAAGGCCAATTGTTCCAAAATCTTTTCAAcaaaatctacagaataacacttctaggaacatctcaccaaatttccgCCTCATTGACCAAGAACATTTTAAGGTATAAGTTTTTTGAAACCAATATTAACATTTTCCcacccaatttgcatattgctgatgtgatcattatatatttaatatttcttcatgtATACACATCCAGaagcatccccattaaatttcagcccaaactgctctgtagttttggaattaaagatttttgaccaaaaagacacatttttagatctaatttgcatatcactgactgaatcatcatgtcatgaacaatacTCAATCTAAACAGCTCTGAGAAAGTTCCCACAAAATGTCCGACTAATCTACACTGTAGATTTTGACTTTAAggtctttgaccaaaaatcacatttctggacccaaatcacacatggtAAGATTACATTGATTTTAACAacttcccaactagacacccaaggtaatgcacccatcaaatatcatggcaatcggtccagcggttGTTAacttttcacacacacacacacacacacacacacacacacacacacagaaacaaacaggcagacagagagacagacagacagacatatacttTGCGATGCCGAAATCAGTTCAGTCGTGTTAAAAACCCAGCATTTGTAAACCTATTAAGAGTTGTGTTGGCTTGTAAACCAATTTTACATTGCTCGAAGCAATTGTTTACACCGTTCAATGTTTTCACGTGATACGAATATCTGCTGCTTTTGCAgttgtttaatttatttgatCCCTTTGGCTGCCAGCTCTTCCTTTACTCTGCTCAAATACGTGTCATCTGGATAACCGTACCTGAAATGCgataagaaataaaaccaacacACCGTTaacaatatacacacatgtCTACTCGGGTAAACGAACTTTATCGGTCAACCAAAATCGATatccttgtacatgtacaatgcaaaTTGGCACCTTTACAATTCAGGTATGTCACCTATTAGCAAAAACAACGTCCGTTCCGTTAAACGTTTCAATCTCTAAAAACCAAACACAATTTTACACTATAGGTCGGCAGAATGTTTGAAAAGTGTGTGCTACATTTTTATAAGAACTATAATAACCAAATATTCGTGGCCCGTTAGACCACTAGAGAGGGTGTTAACCCAGTGTGTGTCCTCTCTACACAAAAAGCCATCCCATTGGCGAATTTACAAGGCAAATGACATCCATACTGAAACGTCTGAACAATCAAAAATGTATACGCACGGACTGACATTCTCCCATCCTTCCTTTGATGCAATTTGAACTCACCCTCCTGCACCtccatgtatatttgttttgtgatgGATATCATTCCACACCACACAGTTGTCTCTTCCAGTTGTAACAGACTTTCCAATGGTAAATACAACTCTCTCTTCAAATGCTTGTTGAAGGAGCGTCAGAACTGCTCTACCTTCTTCATTTGCAGGTAAGTAGGCTACCCTGTCAGTTCCACGATATGGCTTTCCAGGATTGGGATGGTTTTCCTATAAATTAACACAGAAATCAAAATAAGTTGCCTTTACAATGACTGTGTACTTTGGAGATATAATCCAGAACTTTATTGTTGGTTGTGGTTGATCTTTGCTGTTCATATTAGCTATATCGTTTATCAACTACCAgtacaatttcaaaatcatcatcatcatcatcatcatcatcatcatcatcatcatcatcatcatcatcatcatcatcgtagtcatcgtcatcatcatcgtcgttgtcgtcgtcgtcgtagtcatcatcatcatcatcatcatcaccaccaccaccaccaccaccaccaccaccaccaccaccaccaccaccaccataactaTCGTCTTCACTTTTACTATTGAAGTGGGAAGATCCTGTAGCATACCTTCTGTGTCCCATTTGGGAAATGATAAACTATCGTGATGGTCCCCTTCTTGTCATATCCCGGAAGATGCTGCTTGGTGTCAATTTCATAATGCATCTCTCCAGGCGGTTGATTGCCTTTCTTCTTCAAAATCACGGCTGTGCAAAATGGGCATTTTGCTTCACTTGCAAAATGTCGTTCAAAGCAAATTTCACAGATAGTATTTTTACAACAAGTCATTGATTTCAGGAAAACACCGTCCTCAGTACAAATATCACAGTCTCCTTTCTTATCTAGTGAAACAGCTATCTTATCTGTTGTAGATACACGTGGCGGTGAGGACGTTAGTGCTGCTGTCGCTGCACCTTCGCTAGATGCTCCGCCTGATTTTGTACTTGTGGACGGATTCACAGGATCTGTTCGATGACCAGTGTCTGGTTTCCCACAAACATTCGAAGTAGGCAGGTAATCTGGATATTGGCCACTAGATACTGCACCACCAAATTGTAGGATGAAGTCCTGTGTGGCTTGTTGATCAAAGAGCACAATGCGAATACTCTTCAAAGTTGGCATGGCATGTGCACCACGTTTTGCAGAGAACTCACTCACAGCATTGTGAAATACATTTGCAGAGACTTCAAGTGGCATGCCATAGAGTCCTGATAAATATAAACAACAGAAAATGTAAAACTTCAACGTAGTATCGTATGAGATCACTTCTTTCATCGTAAGATGTTATTAAAGGCGGATGCATTTGACCCAGATGTTATAATTCCTTGCTTTTACTGCAAAGAGTTGTCCCTGAGAGGATACAGCAGTCTGAGAGACAAGTGTCATTAAAAAGTACGGATATTAgaaaacataaatgttggttACTAGTTGTTACctatttatttatgaaattgaTGGAAAAAATCTTATTTCAACTTCTGTGATATTCGTGTTACAGGTGTCAAATTGGAAACCGTGGTATGGCATGTTAAGAACTCAACGTCTTGGTAGATGAAGTTGAAAATAATGGTAAATAGACGTACCTGAACTGATGGCTGGAGTGGCTAATGACTTCACCTTTAACTCCGTGTTTGCATGGTCAAATACTTTCACCAACATTCGATGCAATGTTCTCATAGCTTTTAGATCAATGGATCTCGATCTATCCCATCTCGGGCCAACTGCATGGATGACATATTCTGACGGTAGTTTTCCAGCAGATGTACTACAAAACTCGCCAACAGTCAGTTCACCACTTTCGGCGATGAGTTGGAAAGATTTTTCCTGTATGCTGGCTCCTCCAGCTCTAACTATAGCTAGGGCAACGCCTCCATAATGTTGCAACTTTCCATTCGCCGCATTGACAATGACTTTAGCTTTCTCTTTTGTTATATCCCccttgtatatttgtatttcaatgcCTTCCTTGGTTTTGCATTCGAAGTGCGCGTTAGCTATACACTGAAACAACGAATCCAAGTCTCCAGTTGCAACTGATCTGTCAGAGTCTTCATCACCACCATTGTTCTTACTCGTAGTCACGCCTTCTTTTCCTCCTGGAGTAGTGTGTGATATGGCTGGTGTCTTTGAGACTTCTGATGGTCTGGATTTTTCCTCATCTTCATCACACATTTCAGTGGTTACTGGTGTTCTAGTTGTATGCTTAATATCTTCTTGGGGCTTAGTTTCCGATTTAGCGTTTGGCAATGAAAATTCCACTCGTGGTTCATCCTTTTCTGAAATAGGGGAATCATCTTTGCTAGTATCACTGATGGTTTCTTTTAAAGACGCATCCTCTGTTCTTTTGCTTGTTTTTCCGTCTCCTTTGGACTTGTTTTCTgtggttgtacatgtatctttggTAGGTGTTTTAGAATCAGAAGATCTTGTTGAATGGTTCTCGTCAGTCACGAATCTTGTTGCTGGATCATTACCTTTGTTGTCTATCATATCTTTTGAATCATGCTGTTTAGAAATCGATAGAGTTTTGTTCGATTTGCCAGAAGCTTTTCCTGATGATTGTCTCTTTCCACCATCGTGGCGATTTGGTTGAGGAATGTTATTCTGGTCTTTTTTCTTCCCACATCCTCGCTTCTTTATGCCTTTCCCACTACTATTCTCCTTCTCAGGTTCCTTTGCTTTCTTCTTGACCGAGTCGCCAGTTCGAGGTTGAGGAGTTTGATTTGCCCCACCACCAGCTGCTTGTTCTGCTTCATCCGACGTTTCGGAGTAATTCTTCAATTTTAGAGTTAGAAGCACCGTCTGTACTTCAGATATGTTTTCGAATGATTCAGCATTCAAAGACAATATTGTG
This portion of the Glandiceps talaboti chromosome 7, keGlaTala1.1, whole genome shotgun sequence genome encodes:
- the LOC144437350 gene encoding uncharacterized protein LOC144437350; this translates as MAREIAYCQLYAQKFKKEEKKKGEVRFKIENCEKLLWKIEADVNETYYNAIRQLPDDKRKKLKTYGLVETDDEKFIIGGTLDIIEICHKKLSEFVTDKAKTGQEKKSALLKKIKKPKGAGCAAKFPSLSLEGTRVPIVARAQSPSGPQLLLTHFTAETVPWLYSLYDVKDQVIESIKEMVRVNPRGVNDTILSLNAESFENISEVQTVLLTLKLKNYSETSDEAEQAAGGGANQTPQPRTGDSVKKKAKEPEKENSSGKGIKKRGCGKKKDQNNIPQPNRHDGGKRQSSGKASGKSNKTLSISKQHDSKDMIDNKGNDPATRFVTDENHSTRSSDSKTPTKDTCTTTENKSKGDGKTSKRTEDASLKETISDTSKDDSPISEKDEPRVEFSLPNAKSETKPQEDIKHTTRTPVTTEMCDEDEEKSRPSEVSKTPAISHTTPGGKEGVTTSKNNGGDEDSDRSVATGDLDSLFQCIANAHFECKTKEGIEIQIYKGDITKEKAKVIVNAANGKLQHYGGVALAIVRAGGASIQEKSFQLIAESGELTVGEFCSTSAGKLPSEYVIHAVGPRWDRSRSIDLKAMRTLHRMLVKVFDHANTELKVKSLATPAISSGLYGMPLEVSANVFHNAVSEFSAKRGAHAMPTLKSIRIVLFDQQATQDFILQFGGAVSSGQYPDYLPTSNVCGKPDTGHRTDPVNPSTSTKSGGASSEGAATAALTSSPPRVSTTDKIAVSLDKKGDCDICTEDGVFLKSMTCCKNTICEICFERHFASEAKCPFCTAVILKKKGNQPPGEMHYEIDTKQHLPGYDKKGTITIVYHFPNGTQKENHPNPGKPYRGTDRVAYLPANEEGRAVLTLLQQAFEERVVFTIGKSVTTGRDNCVVWNDIHHKTNIHGGAGGYGYPDDTYLSRVKEELAAKGIK